One window from the genome of Metabacillus flavus encodes:
- a CDS encoding alpha-galactosidase, with amino-acid sequence MPIHTNESTKQFHLTNGQISYIFHVMKNGELGHLYYGKALKHQEDFSHFQNAFVPTAASCHVEKNDPAFSLETLRQEYPGYGTTDFREPALSIRRENGSSVHRFEYEAYAITDGKERIPGMPATFAEQGEAKNLAITLIDRTAGLKLILNYTLFEHLPVIARRTTVENIGTENVQLERVMSLSLDLNDRDYTMMHLSGTWSRERHLKERVLETGIQSISSARGASSHHHNPFIALRRQETTETLGEAIGAHFIYSGNFLAQAEVDHYDTTRITMGIHPFQFNWNLNPGAVFHSPEAVLTYSDQGLNGLTKSVHDLFRKHLISPNWRDKERPVLINNWEATYFDFSAEKITQIARRAKELGIELFVLDDGWFGKRNDDTSSLGDWYVDENKLPEGIEALSKSIRGEGLQFGLWFEPEMVNEESDLFEKHPDWVVHDPERPKSYGRNQWVLDYTRKEVVDYLYERMSFFIRSAKLSYIKWDMNRNITEAYSASLGRDRQGEFFHRYILGVYDLYERLTSEFPDVLFESCAGGGGRFDAGMLYYAPQAWTSDDTDAAERMKIQYGSSFVYPIYSMGSHVSDIPNHQTMRKTSLKTRGDVAYFGTFGYELDPNRMTEEEKEEVKGQIAQYKQLRTLIRDGDFYRLISPFTSNELLWMIVAKDQSAAIAGWYKTLAVPNPKKEQVIKLTGLNPQAAYSIEGRSRTYMGDELMSRGLNLSTEFNGVNAKHAERGGDFQSEVFLLKKV; translated from the coding sequence ATGCCAATCCATACCAACGAATCAACAAAGCAATTTCACTTAACGAACGGACAGATCAGCTATATTTTTCACGTGATGAAAAACGGGGAGCTTGGCCATTTATACTATGGAAAAGCGCTGAAGCACCAGGAGGATTTTTCCCATTTTCAGAATGCGTTTGTTCCCACAGCGGCTAGCTGCCATGTTGAAAAAAACGACCCTGCCTTTTCCCTGGAAACATTAAGACAGGAATATCCGGGCTACGGAACTACAGACTTCCGGGAGCCGGCTCTTTCGATTAGAAGAGAAAACGGAAGCTCTGTCCACCGCTTTGAATACGAGGCATATGCCATTACGGATGGGAAGGAACGAATTCCAGGCATGCCAGCTACCTTTGCGGAGCAAGGGGAAGCGAAGAATCTCGCTATTACTCTGATCGACCGGACAGCCGGACTGAAGCTGATCTTGAACTACACCCTATTCGAGCATCTTCCTGTTATTGCAAGGAGGACGACAGTAGAAAATATCGGCACTGAAAACGTTCAGCTTGAACGGGTGATGAGTCTGTCGCTTGATTTAAATGACCGTGACTATACGATGATGCATCTTTCCGGGACCTGGTCAAGGGAGCGCCATCTGAAGGAGCGTGTGCTTGAGACCGGCATTCAGTCCATTTCAAGTGCAAGAGGAGCGAGCTCGCACCACCATAACCCATTTATAGCACTTCGCCGCCAGGAAACAACCGAGACACTGGGAGAAGCAATTGGCGCTCATTTCATTTACAGCGGAAATTTTCTCGCCCAGGCCGAGGTAGACCATTACGACACGACGAGAATCACAATGGGAATTCATCCCTTCCAATTTAATTGGAACCTGAATCCAGGTGCGGTTTTCCACTCTCCTGAGGCTGTATTGACCTATTCGGATCAAGGGCTGAACGGATTAACAAAAAGTGTGCATGATTTATTCCGGAAACATTTGATTTCGCCAAACTGGCGCGATAAAGAAAGACCGGTTCTCATTAATAATTGGGAAGCTACGTATTTTGACTTTAGTGCAGAGAAGATTACGCAAATTGCGAGAAGGGCAAAAGAACTTGGAATCGAACTTTTCGTTCTCGATGACGGGTGGTTTGGAAAACGGAATGATGACACATCTTCACTTGGAGATTGGTATGTGGATGAAAACAAGCTGCCGGAAGGAATAGAAGCCCTTTCCAAATCGATACGCGGAGAAGGTCTGCAGTTTGGTTTATGGTTTGAGCCGGAGATGGTTAATGAGGAAAGCGATTTATTTGAGAAGCACCCGGATTGGGTGGTTCATGATCCCGAGCGTCCTAAATCCTATGGACGAAATCAATGGGTGCTCGATTATACCCGCAAGGAAGTCGTTGACTATTTGTATGAACGGATGTCTTTCTTTATCCGCTCTGCCAAACTCAGCTACATCAAATGGGATATGAATCGGAATATTACAGAAGCTTATTCTGCTTCTTTGGGCAGGGATCGGCAGGGTGAGTTTTTTCATCGCTATATTTTAGGCGTTTATGATCTGTACGAACGGCTCACCTCAGAATTCCCGGACGTCCTCTTTGAATCATGTGCGGGAGGAGGAGGCCGCTTCGATGCCGGCATGCTTTACTACGCTCCTCAGGCATGGACGAGCGATGATACGGATGCAGCTGAAAGAATGAAGATTCAATACGGTTCTTCTTTTGTGTATCCTATCTACAGCATGGGCTCTCACGTATCGGATATTCCGAATCATCAGACCATGAGAAAGACATCGCTTAAAACACGGGGAGATGTCGCGTATTTTGGAACGTTCGGCTATGAACTGGATCCCAATCGCATGACAGAGGAAGAGAAGGAAGAAGTGAAAGGGCAGATTGCGCAATACAAGCAGCTTCGCACCCTGATCCGGGACGGAGATTTTTACAGACTGATCAGTCCGTTCACATCGAACGAATTGCTTTGGATGATTGTGGCGAAGGATCAGTCTGCAGCCATCGCCGGCTGGTATAAAACACTGGCTGTTCCGAATCCGAAAAAAGAGCAGGTGATTAAGCTGACCGGGCTTAATCCTCAAGCAGCCTATTCGATTGAGGGCCGTTCCAGGACCTATATGGGTGATGAACTAATGAGTAGAGGACTGAACTTATCGACTGAATTCAACGGAGTCAATGCCAAGCACGCTGAAAGAGGCGGAGACTTCCAATCAGAAGTCTTTCTTTTGAAAAAAGTCTGA
- a CDS encoding Cof-type HAD-IIB family hydrolase has translation MVYRMLALNIDGTLLRSNGRLHQATREAIEFVQKKGVYVSLVTNRHFQSARKLARALKLESFLVTHSGAFIAEKIDEPLFERRLGETLTYSLVQVLENYECHIRIIHERYSIGNRVKVTPHMTGSTVIQSSEPLFYPNQYVESLGDALRDEPIDAPKLEVLFQSKREKEAAAAFLNETFNEVTISDRNALRFDLMAKGVTKATGLELLCSHLKIPMSEVVAIGDSSDDRDMIANAGLGVAMGQAPFEVKQAADWVTRSNEDSGVAYMIKEHFRKQYRLGYLDKIKLDQ, from the coding sequence GTGGTTTACCGCATGCTTGCATTGAACATAGACGGAACGCTGCTTCGCTCAAATGGCCGCCTTCATCAGGCGACAAGAGAAGCCATTGAATTTGTGCAGAAAAAAGGTGTGTACGTCTCGCTTGTAACAAACCGCCATTTCCAGTCCGCCAGAAAACTTGCGAGAGCCTTAAAACTAGAATCGTTTTTGGTTACTCACAGCGGCGCCTTTATCGCAGAAAAAATAGATGAGCCGCTTTTTGAAAGAAGACTTGGAGAAACGCTGACGTATAGCCTTGTTCAGGTGCTCGAAAACTATGAATGCCATATCCGGATCATTCATGAGCGCTACAGCATCGGGAACAGGGTTAAGGTCACGCCTCATATGACAGGCAGTACGGTCATCCAGTCCTCTGAACCGCTTTTCTATCCGAACCAGTATGTAGAATCACTTGGTGATGCATTAAGAGATGAACCAATTGATGCTCCAAAGCTGGAAGTGCTTTTTCAGAGCAAAAGGGAGAAAGAGGCGGCTGCTGCTTTTCTGAATGAAACTTTTAATGAGGTGACCATTTCAGACCGGAATGCACTCCGCTTTGATCTAATGGCTAAAGGAGTGACCAAAGCAACCGGACTGGAGCTTCTTTGCAGCCATCTTAAGATACCGATGAGCGAAGTTGTCGCGATTGGAGACAGCTCGGATGACAGGGATATGATTGCAAATGCCGGACTTGGTGTCGCTATGGGCCAGGCGCCGTTTGAAGTTAAGCAGGCGGCCGACTGGGTCACACGCTCCAATGAAGATTCCGGAGTTGCCTACATGATCAAAGAACATTTCAGAAAACAGTACCGGCTTGGATACTTGGACAAAATTAAGCTGGACCAATAA
- a CDS encoding S66 peptidase family protein, translated as MAERPPILQQGDTIGIVTLGSPLDEAKINQGIATLRGMGFKVVLGDYVYTVNGFLGGTDEQRAADLMKMFSNPEVKMILPTRGGVGVAGILPYLDYSIIRQNPKILSGYSDITVLQNVLFQYADLITFQSLLLLDFVPETPAYNFQQFFAATATLQSPRQITNPPGIPQVSRIPGNVTGQTVGGNLTSFTDVLGTIYDIDTNGKILIIEETEEPINKIYRYVNHLKLAGKLEDCAGIVLGECTKCETAYGKSYEDLINEFFIPLGKPLMTNVTTAHGYYKAAIPIGARANLNTSANTFTILEPGVRPS; from the coding sequence ATGGCAGAAAGACCGCCTATTTTACAGCAGGGTGATACCATCGGAATCGTTACACTTGGCAGTCCGCTTGATGAGGCAAAAATCAACCAGGGGATTGCAACTTTAAGAGGCATGGGATTTAAGGTTGTCCTTGGTGACTACGTATACACTGTAAACGGTTTTCTGGGCGGAACCGATGAACAGAGGGCAGCGGATTTAATGAAGATGTTTTCCAATCCGGAAGTTAAAATGATCCTGCCGACAAGAGGCGGGGTGGGTGTTGCCGGAATTCTTCCTTATCTTGATTATTCAATTATCCGTCAAAATCCAAAAATACTGAGCGGCTACAGTGACATTACGGTATTGCAAAATGTCTTATTCCAATATGCAGATTTAATTACGTTTCAGAGTCTGCTGCTGCTTGATTTTGTGCCGGAAACCCCGGCCTATAATTTTCAGCAGTTTTTTGCCGCCACGGCTACCCTCCAATCCCCTCGTCAAATTACAAATCCTCCCGGGATTCCTCAGGTCAGCAGAATACCTGGAAATGTAACAGGCCAAACGGTTGGGGGGAACCTAACTTCCTTTACGGATGTGCTTGGAACGATTTATGACATTGATACAAATGGAAAGATTCTCATTATTGAGGAGACGGAAGAACCCATTAATAAAATCTACCGATATGTTAACCATCTTAAGCTTGCAGGAAAACTAGAAGATTGTGCCGGAATTGTTCTCGGTGAATGCACAAAATGCGAAACTGCATACGGAAAATCCTATGAAGACCTTATCAATGAATTTTTTATTCCTCTTGGAAAACCGCTTATGACAAACGTAACGACGGCACACGGATATTATAAGGCAGCCATTCCAATCGGGGCCCGCGCAAATTTAAATACATCTGCTAATACCTTCACCATTCTTGAACCAGGTGTTCGACCTTCATAA
- a CDS encoding alpha/beta fold hydrolase encodes MDLHAEVQGSGRPVILIHGPGTDLREWVFIIPYLLKTCQVIAYDVRGSGKSPSPVEPMNLVDDLRMLMDGLHIEKATLVGHSRGGQVAADFALTDPSRIEKLILISPSLTGYEYSQQYNFWMNKINSAPRDINGIAEHIMNGPHHSIIKTSEHFALFGEMMRTYVRKALTEWKSYEIIWPEPPAIQRLKEMQAATLFIQGTKEFEDMYQIREHYDKIPSIEFVIIPRADHMSTLTHPEEIAENILEFIKEEAKH; translated from the coding sequence ATGGATTTGCATGCCGAAGTTCAAGGCAGCGGCCGCCCCGTTATTCTCATTCACGGGCCTGGAACGGATTTGCGTGAATGGGTTTTCATCATCCCTTATCTTCTTAAAACGTGCCAAGTCATTGCTTATGACGTCAGAGGGTCAGGAAAGTCTCCGTCTCCGGTTGAACCGATGAACTTAGTCGACGATTTAAGAATGCTTATGGACGGTCTTCACATTGAAAAAGCCACATTGGTCGGGCATTCAAGAGGCGGGCAGGTAGCTGCAGATTTTGCATTAACAGATCCTTCACGCATTGAGAAGCTCATCTTAATTTCTCCCTCATTAACCGGTTATGAATATTCACAGCAGTATAACTTTTGGATGAACAAAATAAATTCAGCACCCCGCGATATCAACGGCATTGCTGAACATATTATGAACGGCCCCCATCACTCAATCATTAAAACTTCCGAGCATTTTGCTCTTTTTGGAGAAATGATGAGGACGTATGTAAGAAAAGCTCTTACCGAATGGAAAAGTTACGAAATCATTTGGCCCGAGCCTCCGGCGATTCAAAGACTTAAAGAAATGCAAGCCGCTACTCTTTTTATTCAGGGAACGAAGGAATTTGAAGATATGTATCAAATAAGAGAACATTATGACAAAATTCCGTCCATTGAATTTGTCATTATCCCCCGTGCCGATCATATGTCCACCTTGACTCATCCTGAAGAAATTGCCGAAAATATTTTAGAGTTTATAAAGGAGGAAGCTAAACACTAA
- a CDS encoding TetR/AcrR family transcriptional regulator encodes MPRTPEAYEKIRKQSSERLLTAALDLFIKKGYHSTSIEEVTKLAQVSKGLLYHYYQGKEGLLEAMIQMRIENLRAVMDGALTKRTPKEKLCHIAEGTLDNVFQNPELYRFYMNLQTQPHQDQVLAKYADILKKEFERNFEIQSRIFEMLGIQDPRKRSLLFSSTLNGIMLMICSYPDHFPIEEMKSQVIEEFCK; translated from the coding sequence ATGCCGCGCACCCCTGAAGCTTATGAGAAGATAAGAAAGCAAAGCAGCGAAAGATTATTAACTGCTGCTTTAGACCTCTTCATAAAAAAGGGATATCACTCCACCTCTATTGAAGAAGTGACTAAACTTGCCCAAGTCTCAAAAGGGCTGCTTTATCATTATTACCAAGGCAAGGAAGGCCTCCTTGAGGCAATGATCCAGATGAGGATTGAAAACCTTCGGGCTGTGATGGATGGTGCCCTCACCAAAAGGACACCTAAAGAAAAGCTTTGCCACATAGCGGAAGGAACGCTGGATAACGTGTTTCAGAATCCTGAGCTTTACCGTTTTTATATGAATCTTCAAACCCAGCCCCATCAGGATCAGGTACTCGCAAAATATGCGGATATCCTGAAGAAGGAGTTTGAAAGAAATTTTGAAATTCAGAGCAGGATTTTCGAAATGCTAGGTATTCAAGACCCGAGGAAACGTTCCCTGCTTTTTTCCTCCACTCTCAATGGCATTATGCTGATGATTTGCAGCTATCCGGATCACTTTCCGATTGAAGAAATGAAGTCCCAGGTGATTGAGGAGTTTTGCAAGTAA
- a CDS encoding coproporphyrinogen III oxidase encodes MRIYIKGNQDERFHRPLRLISNLFFEETELLFEEGEADLTASIVIEDRGQSVLVSGIAEAGCRTYTASHEKDLTAFSIEKERFKQIKNTLARVYLMLLQEHTGIIQQWGILTGMRPVKLLHKMLQDGMTKEAAHHKLREEYLITEQKIQLMQSIVDRQLKVIPDLYDLGREISIYIGIPFCPTKCAYCTFPAFAMNGKQGRVDSFLGGLHYEMEEIGKYLKESGIKITTVYYGGGTPTSISAEEMDMLYERMMEVFPDVKNIREVTVEAGRPDTITPEKLDVLKKYSIDRISINPQSYTQETLKAIGRHHTVEETIEKFHLARKHGMNNINMDLIIGLPNEGVEEMAHSLAETEKLMPESLTVHTLSFKRASEMTQNKKRYKVASREETSDMMGLAVDWTAKNGYEPYYLYRQKNILGNLENVGYALEGQDSLYNIMIMEEQQTILGLGCGAASKFRDPETGKISHFNNPKDPKSYNDGYKHYTEEKIRIMRELFGVKEEV; translated from the coding sequence TTGCGTATATATATAAAAGGAAATCAGGATGAACGGTTTCATCGGCCGCTTAGACTGATTTCCAATTTGTTTTTTGAAGAGACAGAACTTTTGTTTGAAGAAGGTGAAGCAGATTTAACCGCGTCTATTGTGATTGAAGACCGCGGACAATCAGTTCTCGTTTCCGGAATCGCGGAAGCAGGCTGCCGCACCTATACGGCAAGCCACGAAAAGGATCTGACTGCTTTCTCTATAGAAAAGGAACGGTTTAAACAGATTAAAAACACATTGGCCCGCGTATACCTCATGCTGCTTCAAGAGCATACCGGCATTATTCAGCAGTGGGGCATCCTGACAGGAATGCGCCCGGTCAAACTGCTTCACAAAATGCTGCAGGACGGCATGACGAAAGAAGCAGCCCACCATAAGCTGCGGGAAGAATATTTAATTACCGAACAAAAAATACAGCTCATGCAAAGCATTGTGGACCGTCAATTAAAGGTGATTCCCGATCTCTATGACCTCGGCAGGGAAATCAGCATTTACATCGGAATTCCATTTTGCCCGACTAAATGCGCTTACTGCACATTCCCTGCGTTCGCTATGAATGGAAAACAAGGCAGAGTCGATTCGTTCCTTGGAGGTCTCCACTACGAAATGGAAGAGATCGGAAAGTACCTGAAGGAAAGCGGCATCAAAATTACGACTGTCTATTACGGCGGAGGAACGCCAACAAGTATTTCTGCAGAGGAAATGGACATGCTGTACGAACGCATGATGGAAGTCTTCCCCGATGTGAAGAACATCCGGGAAGTGACCGTTGAAGCAGGACGCCCTGATACGATCACACCTGAAAAGCTGGATGTCCTGAAGAAATACAGCATTGACCGCATCAGCATCAATCCGCAGTCCTATACACAGGAAACACTAAAGGCAATCGGACGCCACCATACTGTGGAAGAAACGATTGAAAAGTTCCATCTTGCCCGCAAACACGGCATGAACAATATCAACATGGACCTGATCATTGGACTGCCAAATGAAGGGGTGGAGGAAATGGCGCACTCTCTTGCTGAAACGGAAAAGCTTATGCCTGAATCGCTCACCGTTCATACGCTCTCATTCAAACGCGCATCCGAAATGACCCAGAACAAAAAGCGCTATAAGGTGGCGAGCCGAGAAGAGACAAGCGACATGATGGGACTGGCTGTTGACTGGACTGCGAAAAACGGATATGAGCCGTATTACCTTTACCGTCAAAAGAATATCCTCGGGAATCTGGAGAACGTAGGATATGCGCTTGAAGGACAGGACTCCCTTTACAACATCATGATTATGGAAGAACAGCAGACCATACTCGGACTTGGCTGCGGAGCCGCCAGTAAATTCCGCGATCCTGAAACGGGAAAGATCTCACACTTCAACAACCCGAAGGATCCAAAATCGTATAATGATGGGTATAAGCATTATACAGAAGAGAAAATTCGGATTATGAGGGAACTGTTTGGTGTTAAGGAAGAGGTATAA
- a CDS encoding GNAT family N-acetyltransferase — MFEIKPIQSMEAIPLRQMVISPDSPLEESKYTGDENEDTIHIGAFAKDQLVGAASFYKEQHAKLSGKSMYRLRGLAIDPGHRNELRGQTLILFGENLLAQNGIDVLWCTTKLSNLPYYQHLGFQETEHTFNEGEKGLQVLMVKHI; from the coding sequence ATGTTTGAGATAAAACCAATTCAATCAATGGAAGCGATTCCGCTTCGCCAGATGGTGATTTCACCGGACTCGCCATTGGAAGAGAGCAAGTATACCGGAGATGAAAACGAAGATACCATACATATTGGAGCGTTTGCGAAGGATCAGCTTGTCGGGGCAGCCTCTTTTTATAAGGAGCAGCATGCTAAATTAAGCGGTAAAAGCATGTACCGCCTTAGAGGGCTTGCAATTGATCCCGGTCACCGCAATGAGTTAAGAGGGCAGACACTTATTCTGTTCGGTGAGAACCTTTTAGCACAAAATGGAATTGATGTGCTTTGGTGCACGACAAAGCTGTCAAATCTGCCATACTATCAGCATCTTGGATTCCAGGAGACAGAGCATACCTTCAATGAAGGAGAAAAAGGTCTTCAGGTTTTGATGGTTAAGCATATATGA
- a CDS encoding fatty acid--CoA ligase gives MYSSIGKLFDLAAEKGRDKEALADVSRGIRRTFSEWKTDVNQCANALHEAGVKKGDRVSTFLFNCAELATVFFACAKIGAVLNPINFRLKSQEVAFILTDCSPKLVLFEKALTPEIDALHEQFPYTLFWSIDSAPPSYASYYHDKVKSAPVHDVQTEVAEDDLYAIMYTSGTTGRPKGVLHRHRDMIDQAMVCAMALRLTPNDCGLTAAPMFHCAELHCCFLPRVLIGAKNVILHHFDPKQVLDVIEKDQVTIMFGAPTMWNMLLQEDLGLADFSSMRVGLYGAAPMAPALVKALKEAVGIDLVQAYGMTEMGPAVTFLAEDEQLTKAGSAGRVCFGHELIIARPNEEGPAEPDDRLKPYEVGEILVKGPSVMAGYHQRPEASEKALYKGWYHSGDLGYLDKDGYLFVADRVDDMIISGGENVYPREVEDALYEHEGVLDAAVLGEPDEKWGETVVAYIVKKNPELTEDDLEIFCKEGSRLAAYKRPRKYIFTEQLPRNASGKIQKFLLREQLAAHTQA, from the coding sequence ATGTATTCATCAATCGGGAAGCTTTTTGATTTAGCGGCGGAAAAGGGCAGGGATAAAGAGGCGCTTGCTGATGTTTCTCGCGGTATAAGAAGGACTTTCAGCGAATGGAAGACAGATGTGAATCAATGTGCAAATGCTCTTCATGAAGCTGGGGTGAAAAAGGGAGACCGTGTTTCCACTTTCCTTTTTAACTGTGCGGAGCTTGCGACGGTGTTCTTTGCCTGTGCAAAGATTGGGGCAGTGCTGAACCCGATTAATTTTCGCTTGAAATCACAGGAAGTAGCATTTATTTTAACGGACTGTTCTCCGAAGCTCGTACTGTTTGAGAAAGCTCTCACACCTGAAATTGATGCGCTGCATGAGCAATTCCCCTATACGCTTTTCTGGTCCATTGATTCGGCTCCTCCATCGTATGCGTCCTATTATCATGACAAGGTGAAATCCGCTCCTGTTCATGATGTGCAGACAGAGGTTGCTGAGGATGATTTGTATGCCATTATGTACACGAGCGGGACAACGGGCCGTCCAAAAGGCGTGCTTCACAGGCACCGTGACATGATTGATCAGGCGATGGTTTGCGCTATGGCACTTCGGCTCACTCCAAATGACTGCGGTCTGACAGCCGCTCCGATGTTTCACTGTGCCGAGCTTCATTGCTGCTTCCTTCCAAGAGTATTGATTGGGGCTAAAAATGTAATTCTGCACCATTTTGATCCTAAGCAGGTCCTGGATGTTATAGAAAAAGATCAGGTTACTATTATGTTCGGAGCCCCGACGATGTGGAATATGCTCCTGCAGGAAGACTTGGGGTTAGCTGACTTCAGCAGTATGAGGGTTGGTCTTTATGGTGCTGCCCCAATGGCTCCTGCTTTAGTAAAAGCCCTAAAAGAGGCGGTTGGTATTGATCTGGTTCAGGCATATGGCATGACGGAGATGGGTCCGGCTGTGACCTTCCTTGCTGAGGATGAACAGCTGACAAAGGCCGGTTCTGCAGGAAGAGTATGCTTTGGGCATGAACTGATTATCGCACGTCCGAATGAAGAGGGACCGGCCGAACCGGATGACCGGCTCAAGCCTTATGAGGTGGGGGAAATTCTCGTTAAGGGCCCATCCGTAATGGCAGGCTATCATCAAAGACCGGAGGCGAGTGAGAAGGCTTTGTATAAAGGGTGGTATCACTCTGGAGACCTCGGTTATTTGGATAAAGACGGCTATTTGTTCGTTGCAGACCGTGTGGATGACATGATAATCAGCGGCGGAGAAAACGTATATCCGCGCGAGGTGGAAGACGCTCTGTATGAGCATGAAGGTGTTCTTGACGCAGCCGTTCTCGGAGAGCCGGATGAAAAATGGGGCGAAACCGTGGTGGCGTATATTGTAAAGAAAAATCCAGAATTGACAGAGGATGATCTTGAAATTTTTTGCAAGGAAGGAAGCCGGTTAGCGGCCTATAAGCGACCGCGAAAATATATTTTTACTGAACAGCTGCCAAGAAATGCAAGCGGGAAAATCCAGAAGTTCCTGCTGAGGGAGCAGCTTGCCGCACATACACAAGCGTAA
- a CDS encoding acyl-CoA dehydrogenase family protein, with amino-acid sequence MTAAVYVKEEHAIFRSSLRKFLQKEAVPFYEKWEKDRLIPRDFWIKAGKEGYLCPWVDEEYGGLNADFGYSVILNEEMEKVGSSLIGFGLHSDITVPYIHEFGTTEQKQRWLPGCVTGDLITAIAMTEPGAGSDLAGIKTTAVKEGNSYRLNGSKTFITNGIHADLVIVVCKTDPKAVPAHKGISLIAVEKETIGFHKGKKLDKVGLHAQDTAELYFEDAIVPAENLLGEEGKGFYYLMQMLQQERLLVGICAQASAERILELTTDYVKDREAFGKSISKLQTVQFRLAEMATEVQIGRSFLNEAIQEHMEGKDAVQKVSMAKWWLTDMAKRIAAEGIQLHGGYGYMEEYEVARRYRDIPVMAIYAGTNEIMKTIIAKKMGL; translated from the coding sequence ATGACAGCAGCCGTCTATGTAAAAGAAGAGCATGCCATTTTCAGAAGTTCTTTGAGGAAGTTTTTGCAGAAGGAAGCCGTGCCTTTTTATGAGAAATGGGAAAAGGACCGTCTTATTCCAAGAGATTTTTGGATCAAAGCGGGGAAGGAAGGTTATTTATGTCCATGGGTCGATGAAGAATACGGCGGACTGAATGCAGATTTTGGCTATTCCGTCATCTTGAATGAAGAAATGGAGAAGGTCGGCTCAAGTCTGATCGGTTTCGGACTTCATAGCGATATCACCGTCCCATATATTCATGAATTCGGAACAACAGAGCAAAAGCAGCGCTGGCTGCCCGGCTGTGTAACCGGCGACTTGATTACCGCCATTGCCATGACCGAACCCGGAGCAGGTTCGGATTTAGCGGGGATCAAGACCACTGCGGTGAAAGAGGGCAATTCCTACAGGCTGAATGGTTCGAAAACGTTCATTACGAACGGTATACATGCGGACCTTGTGATCGTCGTCTGTAAAACAGATCCGAAGGCGGTTCCTGCGCATAAAGGAATCAGCCTGATTGCTGTAGAGAAAGAAACCATCGGTTTTCACAAAGGGAAAAAGCTCGACAAGGTGGGGCTGCATGCCCAGGATACAGCTGAGCTGTATTTTGAAGATGCGATCGTACCTGCAGAGAACCTGCTTGGGGAAGAAGGAAAAGGCTTCTACTATCTCATGCAGATGCTTCAGCAGGAGCGGCTGCTTGTCGGAATTTGTGCGCAGGCTTCTGCGGAACGGATTTTGGAACTTACGACCGATTATGTGAAGGACCGTGAAGCCTTTGGAAAATCAATCAGCAAGCTCCAAACCGTTCAATTCCGTCTTGCTGAAATGGCGACCGAAGTGCAAATTGGCCGTTCATTTTTAAATGAAGCCATTCAGGAGCATATGGAAGGAAAGGATGCCGTTCAAAAGGTATCAATGGCTAAATGGTGGCTCACTGACATGGCAAAGCGCATAGCCGCAGAAGGAATACAGCTGCATGGCGGGTATGGATACATGGAGGAATACGAGGTTGCCAGACGGTACCGTGATATTCCGGTTATGGCCATTTACGCCGGCACAAACGAAATCATGAAAACGATTATTGCGAAAAAGATGGGACTTTAA